A segment of the Symmachiella macrocystis genome:
CTTCATATCTTCGAGTGAGGGTTCTCGGGATAAACGAAATTCCTCGCGTTCTAGGACATCGACAATGAGTGCCGTAAGACTTCGTCTTTGCCCATCAATTCTGACACGTTTCAATTCAGAAAAAACAAGTTGCCTTAGAAGGGAACGTTGGTTCGACATCTGGATACCTCCATGACAGCCCTCAAAAACAATTTATTGAGGAAGTGTGATTGGTTCCAAGATGCTTCCGTGCATAAGAAAACCCCCAGCTAATGTTGACCAGCGGGGGTGTGAAATAGCATTCAATGAGGTGCGTCTCAGGAAAATCGACAGGAGATTCAATGTTATGTTTCTCTAGGCCCGTGAACAAGAAGGGCTTACCCCAATGTTTCACCGGAATAGGAAACGAAGCCCAGTCTGTTTTATCAGTGAACTCGCAAGCGACACTTCGCCCTAAGCTGCTTCACTGTAACGACAATTCTCCTGTTCTCGAACTGCTCACCAGGACAGGTCGCACGTTTTCAAATCCGAAACCACCCACGGGAGGCGCACTAATCGCAGGCGAAAGTGACCCTGACAACGATGCATAAGAAGAGGAGAATGAGTGTTTCCCCAGGAATCACGGGCATACGGTGCTCTCGGTTCAGCTTGCGTTGGTGCGGAGTGCTTTAGAATGGTCTGCGGTAAGGGAGAAGTGCGGGATTCGTGGACGATTGCGGGCCCCATATTCAAACATCAATCCACCTTGGGTTCAGCGTCGCTTAGGTGTTTTTGAATCTTCTGCAAGATTTCACGGTGTTGCAGGCTCTTCTCCTGATCGCCGAGGCGCGCGTACAATTGCGCGGCGAAACCGCGAAGTTTCAGTTGTGTTGGGTCGAGTCGCAATCCACGTTCGGCGACCTTCACAGCATCCTGCAGGTGACCGGTATTCGCTAGAATTGCCGCGTAGGGGCCGAAAATTGTGCCGTCCCACTGATTGACTTCAAGATAGCTTTCGAAACTACGTTGTCCCTTGTCTAGCATACCGGTTTGAAGCGCCATCATGCCATGGTTCTTGAGGCTCAATTCGTGATGCGGATCGACCTGCAGAGCGGCTTCAAGCCAACTCATTGCTTTTGCATCATTACGCGTGATGCAATAAAATACGCCCAAACTACTGGATAACTCTACATCATGCGGGTCGTGTCGCAACGCCTCTTCCAGTGCCGCAATGGCTTGGATCGTGAGTCGTTGGTCCGATTCTTGCATGGCCTGTTCGGCCAGTGCCAGAGCTTTGGTACGTTGCACTTCCCACTGCGGCATACGTTGGTCGCTGCCGTCGAAAATTGTCCAAGCCACACCTCGATTTGAATCCTGCGCCACATCACGCTTAGTTGGAGGCTTCCGTAAGATACGGTGGTCCGACGCCGAGGTATGTGGGATGTCGCTGGAACCGGATGATGGCAAATGACAATGCGCGCACGAATTGAGTGCGGGCGGTTGTTCACGTTCTTCGATGGGAAGCGAGCAGCCGCGATCGGAATGACAGCTATTGCAGCGCTGCCGATAGAATGCCGCTCGCTCCTCAGGTTTGGGAGAACGATGCGGGTCGTGACAAGTGGTGCAGCGCATCTGTCCATCAGAACCGCGAAAACAAGCACTCGATTCCATTTGCTCGACATGACTAAGAAACTCTGCGTTGCCATCTGCCGATACCTGCGTTGGCGAAACCAACACCGTCCAGATGTCTTCAGTGGCCATCCCAGGTCGGAAGTCATGGTAGGATTTGCCTTTTCGCAAGACACGATGTTTTCCCCCCATGTGACATTGGTAGCAGACACTGTCCGCGAGTCGCCCTTCGAGTCGAGAGGGATTCACAATCAGCATGTCCTCAGCAGACTTGTCGCCAGCCTCCCAATCGTCGGCTTGAAATTTTTCGACGTGCCGCTTTCCCGGTCCATGGCAGCGCTCGCAACTGATTCCAAGTTCCGTAAACGGCTGTTCTTCGAAACGAGCTGAGGTCCCATCCCCCGTCGGAATGGAATGCCCGGAGTGACACTGGACACAGCCATCAAGGATACGGCGATTGAAGCGTTGAGCCGGGTTGTCATGATACCCCGGCGAGAGGTCCCATATTCCTTTTTCGGTGTACCAAGTGATCGGGGACTCGAACATGACCCCGCCATAGTTAATCATATAGGTCCTGGCATTCTCACCAGAACCGACGGCATAGTCCACTTCTTCCGATTGTTCGTAAACCAGTTCGCCGTCGGCGTCGGTCATGAATTCGGTGTGAATCATGCGGTCGCCATCGCGCTGGACTCGATAACGTCGCCCATGACTCTCGAATTCGGTGGAATCCCCCTCAACGAGTTCGATCGGAGACGCATCAGCAACTGGGGCCAGCGTGTTTGCCATCGGGTGCTGCGCGTATGCTTCCGCGATTTCGGGGTGACATTCGGCGCAGGTTTGGCTGCCGACATATTCACCCGAATGCCAATCACGCTGCGGCTTGGGCATTGCGAGATCCTGAGGATCTTCGGTCTGCTTGGGCGGTTGCGGAGGCCGTTCATGACGAGGCATCAACAGATAGACGAATCCACCGACCAGCAGGCACAAGATGGCGACACCAACGGCGGCCCCAAGGACGGACGGTTTTGCAGCGGGTTCCTCTGAGGAATGTGGTTCCGAGTGATCGGAGCCGTCTTGAACAGTCATATTTTGGCCCCGGCCGGATAGGTGATGTGACAGGCTTTCAGTTTACGACATTCCGGAGCCTGATTGTATCCGCCTTGAGGAATTCATGAAACTCGACGCGACAAGAGAGTGCAGGAATTAGCGAGACGAGCGTCGTCCACTCACCTGTTTTGACCGACGAGCACTGTCCTCAAACGCACTGGCAAAGCCAATCACACACAACACGAAATCACAAAACGACGTCCCTCAGCGCGACCCCGCCGACTCGCTCACTGTTAACAATTGATCCCGACGCCAATCATCCCAACGAACAACCAAACAAAAATCGACACCATCGTCACCCAAAAGCAGAGGAAGTTTTGTCGAATCGCGTATGCAAATAGACAGGGTACGAGTACCACCGTGAGAATTGCACCGGTAAGCTGGTTCTGCGGAGCTACATCCGCCACTAAGGTTAATGGACCCAATAAACTTAATATGAAAAGCTCCATCAATCTTTCCCTTGCCTATCATGGGCTGCACGCAGCGGCCGAATGAACGTCACTAGTGAATTCTTCTAGGCAGGCTAAATACCGCTTTTTACAAAGTCGCAATTGGAAACGATTGACTTTACCAGCGTTGTTGCGGGGTCAGTCAAGGCCATGGGCGGGCAGATAAAGAATGCAAGGCCAGGAAGGATGCCAACGTCCCGGAAGTTCACTGGCAGAGCCAAAGGCACCCCATCTCAGGGCCAATTCAACATTTTGCGTCAGTGCCACGCTGCCGCAATCGTCAATCCAAGGTACAAAACCGAAATTGCAGTTTCCCATCCTCCGCGGCAAACGCCTCAATATACATCGAATCCATGTCGCCGCCGAACAACAAAACGCTCCCTCGATTCAAGACAATTGTTACGTGATGTGGCACCCTTGTCGGGCCACCAATTGTATAACCACCCCAGGATGGACCACCGACTTCGGTTGACCACATTTTGCTTCCATCCGTTCGTCGCACACACCACATGGTGTAACTACCCGAACCGTTCCCATATTCCGGCATCGCCAAATAGCAATACTGGTCAGTTAATAGAGCTGTTATTGATTCCACTTCCCTATTCTGGACGCGGTCCTTATCAATTAACCACGAAGGGACCTCAAATAAGTCACCATCGACGGACAATTCAAGTTGATTTTTAGAGCCGAAGACAATCTCTATTTCTTTTGGCGCATCAAGCCCGATGCCTGTAGTGTGATATGGATTGTGTTCTTCGTTTCCGTTAAATGACAAACCGAAAATATAAGGTGTCACTCTGGTATTAACCTTAATTGCCGTCATTTGGGACAATTGGGCGTCCCACCATGTGGGGATATTCACCTTGAGACGGCCATTCGTAAAACCTAGAAAGCGCGCCAGTTGTATCCGACTGAGCTTTAGTTTCTTGGTCTCCGGCCGTTTGGCAAGTAGATGAGGCACCGAGCGGAGAAGTTGTTCCCAACTTGCCTGCAGGGCGAGTCCATCGTCGGAGCATGTTGTCAGCACTTCAACGTGCGTATCAGAAGCGGTGCTGAAATACTCGCGATAAAACACGTCCACGTCACCGTCCTTTTTGGCCGCCTGCAATCTTACTTTCAGCTGATCCACCCAATCGTCATCCTTGGCATGGCAAGCCTGTTGAGCGGTCCACAATCCGATCAATACGACGGAAAAGAATACGCGACAATCCAATGATTTTAGCCACCCCATTCCAGTGCTCCAGTTGGACTTTATGGTCTTGGCGTGCCGCACTGCCGTTACAGCGTTTTCAAATACTCCAACACGGCGTAGCGCTCTGTTTCGGTGAGTGTTTCGGGAAATCGATGACCGTCGGCACTTTTTCCTAATGCCCGCGTCTTAAAAAATCCGCGGGCCGCCCGCGGCGATTGTACATCGCCGGGAAGTTCCGCGAATTCAGCAACCTCTAGGCCCACCCGTTTGGTGTCGTAGCCGTCGATACTTCGTCGCCACACCGTCGGCCGCTGATCGGGATGCAGCAGATGCCACAATGTGGGGACCGAACCGTTGTGAAAATAAGGAGCGGTCGCCCAGATACCATCTAGCGGCGGAGCGACGTATCCGCCCGGATGCTCACGGACGCGGGTGGGATCATAGTCGGCCAACCAGCCACGGCCGTATTTGCGGCGGTAGATAGGCGAGAGCGACTGCAACCGCAATGGGTCGGTGCCGAGTTCATCGATGTCGACAATCCGCTCAGGATAGGTCCATTCCTCACCATAGGTACCATGGCACTGGGAACAAGTTGCTTCGAAAACCACGCGGCCTTGTTCGGCGAGTTGATCGTCGATTTCAAAGGGATACTTGGGAGGCTGGATGGTTTCGATCCAGGCGAGGATTTGCCGGTAGTCTGCTTCCCAACTCTTAAAGGTCTTGGCATCGTTGCGTGGAATGAGCATGAATTGCATCAGGGCGCGATGCGATTTGGCGACGAAACCGTCGGCGTAAATCCATTGCTTTTTGCGGAGATGCCACCATGGAGGCGCGTCCATATCGTGATGCAGCATTTTGGGCTGCGGATTGGTGAGATGGACGTTCAAATCATCGTCGCGCAGTGCCTCTAAAGCGACACCAAACATGACCGCATTGGTGGTGCCGTTGGTCGTCCCAAGCGGCATGGCCAATGATCCCAGATCCATATGGGATAGCGGTTTCTGCATCTGAATTTTGGTGGCCCGCACATCCTCGACCAAGGTTTGCAGCGCCAAATGCGAATTCGGTAAACCTAGAATCACTTGACCGGCGACTTTGCCGGCATGGCAAGTCAAACAGTTCATCACCCAGCCCCCGCGACCGTCATCGACATACCCCAGGGCTTTACCACCGCCAAAAGCATCCGGCGAGGGCATCAAGCCGTATTCGGTGAACAGCATTTCGCGGCGCTGCGTGGAGGAGGCTGCGGCGGCGCGATCACGCAGTTCCGGCGGCCATTGCTTCCATAATTCGTCGAACACCGTGTCATCGAAATCGGGGGGCAAGTAGGCCTTGGTGCGCAAAATGCGATAGCCGGGGTGCACCGCGTCGCGCGGTTCGCCGGCCATACAGCGGTCGCCAACTGCAATGAGGTAAACCAAGCAGACCAGCAGAAAGAGCATGAGCGGCTGTCTGGTTTTAGCGTCCCGCACTTTCTGGAACGGACTATTCATCAAACCTCACTCCCGGCCCTCAACCGATCCGGAAAAGGGACCCCCAAATGTCGATCATGTTCCACGCTGAAAGTTAAGTTTCAGCGTGATCGCGTTTTTTCTTGAGCGACTCCATTCCAGCTTGCAATACTTCTTCAATGGCATCGACGTCGTAGACACAGCCGCCCCAGGTGCCGCCGCCGACTTGTTGTAACAAGGCCCACAAACGGGTGTCGTCGGGGAGATTGTCGTCGGCGGTGAGTGGTTGTTGCGAAGTTCGCGAAGCCAACAGTGCCGCCCCCTGCTCCGCCCCGAAGGTTTCCTCTGCGTGTCCCACCAAATTGATTGTACCGGTCAATTCTTCGCGGTCGATAACAATTTCGATCAAATCGCCGTCATGCACCTTGCCAATCGGTCCTCCGGCCAAAGCTTCGGGCCCCACGTGTCCGATGCAGGCGCCGGTGGAGACGCCTGAAAACCGGGCATCGGTGATTACAGCGACCTCTTTACCAAAAGGAAGATGTTTGAGTGCCGAGGTGATTTGATAGGTCTCCTCCATGCCCGCCCCTAATGGTCCGCGGCAACAGAGAACCACGACATCGCCCGCTTTGACCGGATTGTCGGTCTGTCCTTTGACGGCGGCGATGGCATCTCGTTCGCGATGAAACACTCGTGCCGGTCCGCATTTGCGGTACACGCCATCCTCGTCGACGACGGAGGGATCGATGGCGGTGCTTTTGATCACTGACCCTTCGGGCGCCAGATTGCCCACGGGGAATGTTACCGTGCTGGTCAGTCCCCGCGCGCGGGCTTGATCGGGTGTCATGATGACATCGTTGGGGTCGATGCCATCGCGGCGGCGCAATTCCTCGCGCAGTCGTTCGCGGCGCTCGGATTTCTCCCACCAAGCGAGTACGTCCCCCAGCGATTGGCCGGTGACGGTGGTCGCAGTGAGATCCAACAAATCGAGTCGCTGCAGGTGCAACATGATTTCCGGGACACCGCCGGCAAGGAATACGCGGATGGTGGTATGCCCGACCGGGCCGTTGGGCAACACGTCCACAATGCGCGGTACTTGACGATTGATTCGGTTCCAATCCGTTACGGTGGGCCGCTTTAATCCCGCCGCAAAGGCAACGGCGGGCAGATGCAACAACAGATTGGTGGACCCTCCCACAGCCGCATGGACCACCATGGCGTTGTGTAGGGCGGCATCGGTGAGAATGTCCGACATTTTTAATCCGGCCGCTTCCTGTTCCACAACCGCTGTCGCCGATTGACTGGCCATTTGCAGCCAAATCGGTTGCCCGGACGGAGCCAAGGCTGCGTGCGGTAATGTCATACCTAAGGCTTCGCCGATGACCTGCGCCGTGGCGGCCGTGCCGAGGAATTGGCAGCCGCCTCCCGCGGAACCGCACGCGCGGCACCCTGCTTCGGCGGCTTCTTGGAGTGTGATTTCTCCGTGAGCAAAACGTGCGCCGATGGTTTGCACCTTGCCCGCATCCTCGCCAACCGTGGGCGGCAAGGTCACGCCGCCGGGGATCAATACCCCCGGCAAATCGTGTTGTGCGGCCAACGCGAGCATCATCGCCGGAAGTCCCTTATCACAGGTCGCCACGCCAAGCACGCCGCGACGCGTCGGTAGCGAGCGGATCAAGCGCCGCATCACCACAGCCGCATCGTTGCGATAGGCTAATGAATCCATCATGCCGGTCGTGCCTTGTGTGCGACCATCACAAGGATCGCTCACGTATGCCGCGAACGGCAAACATTTCAAAGCCACTAACCGTTCCGCGGCGGCGCGCATTAACAGGCCGACTTCCCAGTGGCCGGTGTGATATCCCAAAGCAATCGGTTGGCCGTCTTCTCCGCGAATCCCGCCTTGGGTGCTGAGGATCAGATACTGGGGCCACAACAACTGTTGCGGATCCCAGCCCATGCCGGCGTTTTGCGTCAATCCGAAGAGGTCGCCGCTGGGACTGTGCCGCAGCATCTCGTCGTTGAGCGGCAAACTTCCCGCCGGGCCGGCGCCGGTTGTTTGAATATCGTAAACCGCGTCATTGTCATCGGCGAGCAGGTCGGCTAATTCCAAAGTCATAAGTTTCAGTCGTTTCGGTCAGTCTTGTGAATCAAATACGCGGACCTGTTTCCATGTCTCTTTGTTGCGAACGATGAATTCTAGATGCCGCGGCGCCGTTTGGTAGACGTCGTGAGCGGCGCGATCTTCAAAAACGGTGTGCAGAGCCACATCGAAATCGTGATCGTTTACCGGGCGTGCTAAATCGGGGACAACG
Coding sequences within it:
- a CDS encoding cytochrome c3 family protein — encoded protein: MTVQDGSDHSEPHSSEEPAAKPSVLGAAVGVAILCLLVGGFVYLLMPRHERPPQPPKQTEDPQDLAMPKPQRDWHSGEYVGSQTCAECHPEIAEAYAQHPMANTLAPVADASPIELVEGDSTEFESHGRRYRVQRDGDRMIHTEFMTDADGELVYEQSEEVDYAVGSGENARTYMINYGGVMFESPITWYTEKGIWDLSPGYHDNPAQRFNRRILDGCVQCHSGHSIPTGDGTSARFEEQPFTELGISCERCHGPGKRHVEKFQADDWEAGDKSAEDMLIVNPSRLEGRLADSVCYQCHMGGKHRVLRKGKSYHDFRPGMATEDIWTVLVSPTQVSADGNAEFLSHVEQMESSACFRGSDGQMRCTTCHDPHRSPKPEERAAFYRQRCNSCHSDRGCSLPIEEREQPPALNSCAHCHLPSSGSSDIPHTSASDHRILRKPPTKRDVAQDSNRGVAWTIFDGSDQRMPQWEVQRTKALALAEQAMQESDQRLTIQAIAALEEALRHDPHDVELSSSLGVFYCITRNDAKAMSWLEAALQVDPHHELSLKNHGMMALQTGMLDKGQRSFESYLEVNQWDGTIFGPYAAILANTGHLQDAVKVAERGLRLDPTQLKLRGFAAQLYARLGDQEKSLQHREILQKIQKHLSDAEPKVD
- a CDS encoding c-type cytochrome, translating into MNSPFQKVRDAKTRQPLMLFLLVCLVYLIAVGDRCMAGEPRDAVHPGYRILRTKAYLPPDFDDTVFDELWKQWPPELRDRAAAASSTQRREMLFTEYGLMPSPDAFGGGKALGYVDDGRGGWVMNCLTCHAGKVAGQVILGLPNSHLALQTLVEDVRATKIQMQKPLSHMDLGSLAMPLGTTNGTTNAVMFGVALEALRDDDLNVHLTNPQPKMLHHDMDAPPWWHLRKKQWIYADGFVAKSHRALMQFMLIPRNDAKTFKSWEADYRQILAWIETIQPPKYPFEIDDQLAEQGRVVFEATCSQCHGTYGEEWTYPERIVDIDELGTDPLRLQSLSPIYRRKYGRGWLADYDPTRVREHPGGYVAPPLDGIWATAPYFHNGSVPTLWHLLHPDQRPTVWRRSIDGYDTKRVGLEVAEFAELPGDVQSPRAARGFFKTRALGKSADGHRFPETLTETERYAVLEYLKTL
- a CDS encoding YjhG/YagF family D-xylonate dehydratase, which translates into the protein MTLELADLLADDNDAVYDIQTTGAGPAGSLPLNDEMLRHSPSGDLFGLTQNAGMGWDPQQLLWPQYLILSTQGGIRGEDGQPIALGYHTGHWEVGLLMRAAAERLVALKCLPFAAYVSDPCDGRTQGTTGMMDSLAYRNDAAVVMRRLIRSLPTRRGVLGVATCDKGLPAMMLALAAQHDLPGVLIPGGVTLPPTVGEDAGKVQTIGARFAHGEITLQEAAEAGCRACGSAGGGCQFLGTAATAQVIGEALGMTLPHAALAPSGQPIWLQMASQSATAVVEQEAAGLKMSDILTDAALHNAMVVHAAVGGSTNLLLHLPAVAFAAGLKRPTVTDWNRINRQVPRIVDVLPNGPVGHTTIRVFLAGGVPEIMLHLQRLDLLDLTATTVTGQSLGDVLAWWEKSERRERLREELRRRDGIDPNDVIMTPDQARARGLTSTVTFPVGNLAPEGSVIKSTAIDPSVVDEDGVYRKCGPARVFHRERDAIAAVKGQTDNPVKAGDVVVLCCRGPLGAGMEETYQITSALKHLPFGKEVAVITDARFSGVSTGACIGHVGPEALAGGPIGKVHDGDLIEIVIDREELTGTINLVGHAEETFGAEQGAALLASRTSQQPLTADDNLPDDTRLWALLQQVGGGTWGGCVYDVDAIEEVLQAGMESLKKKRDHAET
- a CDS encoding Dabb family protein produces the protein MLAHNVFFSLDDPTPENTQKLLDDCNAYLNDHPGLIFFGCGTVVPDLARPVNDHDFDVALHTVFEDRAAHDVYQTAPRHLEFIVRNKETWKQVRVFDSQD